Proteins found in one Rhodobium gokarnense genomic segment:
- a CDS encoding carbohydrate ABC transporter permease, whose product MSFASARGRGRGFRLLVVVGLILFVVWSAAPILWLIVSSLMQQQALIVQPPDFSPSNFTLENFTEVILSAASLGRGILNSFIVALFSTAVALVIGAPAAYALARLAVPRANALAFLVLATQMLPGIAIAIPLFLVISRLGLIDNVLALGMVYLSFNLPIVIWILRGFFLAIPEGIEKAAAVDGAGVVGTFLHIVLPISIPPLGAAAVFAFVEAWNEFFFALILTRQDAQTVPLVIAQFAGQYQTLFGQMMAAATISIAPVIALAIIFRNQIVRGFADGMMKG is encoded by the coding sequence ATGAGCTTTGCCTCCGCGCGCGGCCGGGGCCGCGGCTTCAGGCTGCTGGTCGTCGTCGGCCTGATCCTGTTCGTCGTCTGGTCGGCGGCGCCGATCCTCTGGCTGATCGTCTCCAGCCTGATGCAGCAGCAGGCGCTGATCGTCCAGCCGCCCGATTTCTCGCCGTCGAATTTCACCCTGGAGAATTTCACCGAGGTGATCCTCTCGGCCGCCTCTCTCGGCCGTGGCATCCTCAACTCCTTCATCGTGGCGCTGTTCTCCACGGCCGTCGCGCTCGTCATCGGCGCGCCGGCCGCCTACGCGCTCGCGCGCCTTGCCGTGCCGCGCGCCAACGCGCTGGCCTTCCTCGTGCTCGCCACCCAGATGCTGCCGGGCATCGCCATCGCCATCCCGCTGTTCCTGGTGATCAGCCGGCTCGGCCTGATCGACAACGTGCTGGCGCTCGGCATGGTCTATCTGTCGTTCAACCTGCCGATCGTCATCTGGATCCTGCGCGGCTTCTTCCTCGCCATTCCCGAAGGGATCGAGAAGGCGGCGGCAGTCGACGGGGCCGGCGTCGTCGGCACGTTCCTGCACATCGTGCTGCCGATCTCGATCCCGCCGCTCGGCGCGGCGGCCGTCTTCGCCTTCGTGGAGGCCTGGAACGAATTCTTCTTCGCGCTCATCCTGACCCGCCAGGACGCGCAGACCGTGCCGCTGGTGATCGCCCAGTTCGCCGGCCAGTACCAGACGCTGTTCGGGCAGATGATGGCCGCCGCCACGATCAGCATCGCGCCCGTCATCGCGCTCGCCATCATTTTCCGCAACCAGATCGTCCGCGGCTTCGCCGACGGCATGATGAAGGGTTGA
- a CDS encoding aminotransferase, protein MNEALRPNSIAKRDVAVHLHSQTNPKYLAEHGPLVVSEGSGVHITDSDGKAYLDAMAGLWCATLGFTNERLAAAASEQYSKLGFYHTFFNRTMDKATELAEKLVDLTGMAGGKAYFATSGSEANETMIKLAWVYHTVRGKPTKRKVIARERAFHGSTIVGASLCGLSFMHREFGLPLPGFLHTSAPFPYRGMREGEDEAAYVARLCADLERLIVSEGPDTIAAFIAEPIYAGGGIIVPPETYFAEIQKVLKKYDILALSDEIVCGFGRTGNWFGKDTVGYEPDMMALAKGLSSGHFPISAVVAKGEIYDAVYAFNEAGGNFGHGFTNSGHPVGLAVALEAIAIYEEMDVVDHVRRMGARLSGHFNELAKTSPIIGEVRGAGLMWGIELVEDKDTRAPFAPDLKVGLSFDHIAYENGLICRCMDDTLGYAPPLIVGEADVDEIAEKTEKSLRALEKQLGVR, encoded by the coding sequence ATGAACGAAGCACTCCGTCCCAATTCCATCGCCAAGCGCGACGTCGCGGTGCACCTGCACTCGCAGACCAACCCGAAATATCTGGCAGAGCATGGCCCGCTCGTGGTCTCGGAAGGCTCCGGCGTCCACATCACCGACAGCGACGGCAAGGCGTATCTCGACGCCATGGCCGGGCTGTGGTGCGCGACCCTCGGCTTCACCAACGAGCGCCTCGCCGCGGCGGCGAGCGAGCAGTACAGCAAGCTCGGTTTCTACCACACCTTCTTCAACCGCACGATGGACAAGGCGACCGAGCTCGCCGAGAAGCTCGTGGACCTGACCGGGATGGCCGGCGGCAAGGCCTATTTCGCGACCTCCGGGTCGGAAGCCAACGAGACCATGATCAAGCTCGCCTGGGTCTACCATACGGTCCGCGGCAAGCCGACCAAGCGCAAGGTGATCGCCCGCGAGCGCGCCTTCCACGGCTCGACCATCGTCGGTGCCTCGCTGTGCGGGCTCTCCTTCATGCACCGCGAGTTCGGCCTGCCGCTGCCCGGCTTCCTGCACACCTCCGCCCCGTTCCCCTATCGCGGCATGCGCGAGGGCGAGGACGAGGCGGCCTATGTGGCGCGGCTCTGTGCGGACCTGGAGCGCCTGATCGTCTCCGAGGGGCCGGACACCATCGCCGCCTTCATCGCCGAGCCGATCTATGCTGGCGGCGGCATCATCGTGCCGCCCGAGACCTATTTCGCGGAAATCCAGAAGGTCCTGAAGAAATACGACATCCTGGCCCTGTCCGACGAGATCGTCTGCGGCTTCGGGCGCACCGGCAACTGGTTCGGCAAGGACACGGTCGGCTATGAGCCAGACATGATGGCCCTCGCCAAGGGCCTGTCCTCCGGCCACTTCCCGATCTCGGCGGTGGTCGCCAAGGGCGAGATCTACGACGCCGTCTACGCGTTCAACGAGGCCGGCGGCAATTTCGGCCACGGTTTCACCAATTCCGGCCATCCGGTCGGCCTTGCCGTGGCGCTGGAAGCGATCGCCATCTACGAGGAAATGGACGTCGTCGACCACGTGCGCAGGATGGGCGCGCGGCTCTCCGGCCATTTCAACGAACTCGCCAAGACCTCGCCGATCATCGGCGAGGTGCGCGGCGCGGGCCTGATGTGGGGCATCGAGCTGGTCGAGGACAAGGACACCAGGGCACCGTTTGCGCCGGACCTCAAGGTCGGCCTCTCCTTCGACCACATCGCCTATGAGAACGGCCTGATCTGCCGCTGCATGGACGACACGCTGGGCTATGCCCCGCCGCTGATCGTCGGCGAGGCGGACGTCGACGAGATCGCCGAGAAGACCGAAAAGAGCCTCAGGGCGCTCGAGAAGCAGCTCGGCGTCCGCTAG
- a CDS encoding ABC transporter ATP-binding protein, whose amino-acid sequence MSRIELRHVDKSFGAVGVCHDINLTVEEGEFVTLLGSSGCGKTTTLNMVAGLEDPSKGDILIGGRRVNDLSPVQRDVAMVFQNYALYPHMTVAENLGFTLKMRKMAKPQIAERVATVAASLELTPLLERLPSALSGGQQQRVAIGRALVREPRVFLFDEPFSNLDASLRVKMRAEVKQLHQQLGVTTLFVTHDQEEAMSISDRIAVLNRGKVEQFGTPEEIYSRPATRYVARFIGNPQIDLVPGELERGADGTVLRLAGVALTLPDFVPPPGAGPAVEVGVRPEHIRLTETGIPAKVQLVQPVGAATHVVLGWEGGDLIASVPGFVHLSVGAAIHFEIDPRHVLVFDAQSGDRLV is encoded by the coding sequence ATGTCCCGGATCGAACTTCGACATGTCGACAAGTCCTTCGGCGCCGTCGGCGTCTGCCACGACATCAACCTGACGGTGGAAGAGGGCGAGTTCGTCACCCTGCTCGGCTCGTCCGGCTGCGGCAAGACGACGACGCTCAACATGGTCGCCGGCCTGGAGGATCCGTCCAAGGGCGACATCCTGATCGGCGGGCGCCGGGTCAACGACCTGTCGCCGGTCCAGCGCGACGTCGCCATGGTGTTCCAGAACTACGCGCTCTACCCGCATATGACGGTCGCGGAAAACCTCGGCTTCACCCTGAAGATGCGCAAGATGGCGAAGCCGCAGATCGCCGAGCGGGTGGCGACCGTTGCCGCCTCGCTGGAGCTGACGCCACTGCTGGAGCGGCTGCCCTCGGCGCTGTCGGGCGGCCAGCAGCAGCGCGTCGCCATCGGCCGCGCCCTGGTGCGCGAGCCGCGCGTGTTCCTGTTCGACGAGCCGTTCTCCAACCTCGATGCTTCGCTCCGGGTGAAGATGCGCGCCGAGGTCAAGCAGCTCCACCAGCAGCTCGGCGTCACCACCCTGTTCGTGACCCACGACCAGGAGGAGGCGATGTCGATCTCCGACCGCATCGCCGTCCTCAACCGCGGCAAGGTCGAGCAGTTCGGCACGCCCGAGGAGATCTATTCCCGCCCGGCAACGCGCTATGTCGCGCGGTTCATCGGCAACCCGCAGATCGACCTCGTCCCCGGCGAGCTGGAACGCGGCGCCGACGGCACGGTGCTGCGGCTTGCCGGCGTCGCGCTGACATTGCCGGATTTCGTGCCGCCCCCCGGCGCCGGCCCGGCCGTCGAGGTCGGCGTCCGGCCCGAACATATCCGGCTCACCGAGACCGGCATTCCGGCAAAGGTGCAGCTCGTCCAGCCCGTCGGCGCGGCAACCCATGTGGTGCTCGGCTGGGAGGGCGGCGACCTCATCGCCAGCGTTCCCGGCTTCGTGCACCTCAGCGTCGGCGCGGCAATCCATTTCGAAATCGATCCCCGGCACGTCCTCGTGTTCGACGCGCAGAGCGGGGACAGACTGGTCTGA